A region from the Rosa rugosa chromosome 6, drRosRugo1.1, whole genome shotgun sequence genome encodes:
- the LOC133717750 gene encoding cysteine proteinase inhibitor A-like, with amino-acid sequence MAAVVGGIHESQGSENSLEIDDLARFAVQEHNTKENAVLEFVRVVKTKQQVVSGTVYYLTIEATDGGQKKLFEAKVWVKPWLNFKEVQEFKPVADV; translated from the exons ATGGCCGCCGTCGTCGGTGGAATCCATGAATCCCAAGGTTCCGAGAACAGCCTCGAAATCGACGACCTCGCTCGCTTCGCCGTCCAAGAGCACAACACCAAGGAG AATGCTGTGCTTGAGTTTGTGAGGGTTGTGAAGACCAAGCAACAAGTGGTTTCGGGCACTGTGTACTATCTCACTATTGAGGCCACCGATGGGGGTCAGAAGAAGCTTTTTGAGGCCAAGGTCTGGGTTAAGCCTTGGCTCAACTTCAAGGAAGTCCAGGAATTCAAACCCGTTGCTGACGTCTAG
- the LOC133714826 gene encoding dihydroxy-acid dehydratase, chloroplastic, protein MQGALIRSTSTILLRPPPQPRRSRTTPHVFSIRASAQSAPIAVAVDEKKLNKYSSQITEPKSQGGSQAILHGVGLSEADMTKPQIGISSVWYEGNTCNMHLLGLSEAVKEGVQEAGMVGFRFNTVGVSDAISMGTRGMCYSLQSRDLIADSIETVMGAQWYDGNISIPGCDKNMPGTIMAMGRLNRPSIMIYGGTIKPGHFQGNTYDIVSAFQIYGEYVSGSISDEHRKNVVRNSCPGAGACGGMYTANTMACAIEALGMSIPYSSSTPAEDPLKLDECRLAGKYLLELLKMDLKPRDIITPKSLHNAMVTVMALGGSTNAVLHLIAIARSVGLDLTLDDFQRVSDKVPFLADLKPSGKYVMEDVHKIGGTPAVLRYLLENGLLHGDCITVTGRTLAENAKSFLPLSTGQDIIRPLENPIKKTGHLQVLYGNLAPKGSVAKITGKEGLYFSGPALVFEGEEAMIAAITENPMNFKGKVVVIRGEGPKGGPGMPEMLTPTSAIMGAGLGKETALLTDGRFSGGSHGFVVGHICPEAQEGGPIGLIENGDIITVDVEKRRLDVQLTDQEMDTRRKNWVAPPYKANRGILYKYIKNVQSASNGCVTDE, encoded by the exons ATGCAAGGCGCTCTCATTAGGTCTACTTCCACCATCCTACTCCGGCCACCGCCTCAGCCGCGGCGGAGCAGGACCACTCCTCATGTATTCTCCATCCGAGCCTCCGCCCAATCCGCCCCCATTGCCGTCGCCGTCGACGAGAAGAAGCTCAACAAGTACAGCTCCCAAATCACGGAGCCCAAGTCCCAGGGCGGCTCTCAGGCCATTCTCCACGGAGTGGGGCTCTCCGAGGCCGACATGACCAAGCCCCAGATCGGCATATCCTCCGTCTGGTACGAGGGCAACACTTGCAACATGCACCTGCTGGGCCTCTCGGAGGCCGTGAAGGAAGGCGTCCAAGAGGCCGGAATGGTCGGCTTCCGGTTCAACACCGTCGGCGTCAGTGATGCTATCTCTATGGGGACTAGGGGCATGTGCTACAGCTTGCAGTCTAGGGATTTGATTGCTGATAGCATTGAGACTGTCATGGGGGCTCAGTGGTATGATGGCAATATCTCCATTCCTGGCTGTGACAAAAAT ATGCCAGGTACAATTATGGCAATGGGCCGGCTTAACCGACCAAGTATCATGATTTATGGGGGAACTATCAAG CCTGGGCATTTCCAAGGCAATACGTATGACATAGTATCCGCCTTTCAG ATTTATGGAGAGTATGTAAGTGGATCCATAAGTGATGAGCACAGAAAGAATGTTGTTCGTAACTCCTGTCCGGGCGCTGGGGCTTGTGGTGGAATGTATACGGCTAATACAATGGCTTGTGCCATTGAAGCTTTAGGAATGTCTATACCTTACAG CTCTTCTACACCGGCTGAAGATCCATTAAAGTTGGATGAGTGCCGCTTGGCTGGGAAATATCTGCTGGAATTATTAAAAATGGATTTAAAACCGCGAGATATTATTACTCCAAAGTCGCTACATAATGCTATGGTTACTGTCATGGCATTGGGTGGATCTACCAATGCTGTGTTACACTTAATTGCTATTGCCAG GTCTGTGGGCCTGGACTTAACTCTAGATGATTTTCAGAGAGTTAGCGATAAGGTTCCATTTCTTGCAGATCTTAAGCCTAGTGGCAAGTATGTCATGGAGGATGTACACAAG ATTGGAGGAACACCAGCCGTGCTTCGCTACCTATTGGAGAATGGACTTTTACATGGGGATTGTATAACTG TAACCGGGAGGACACTGGCTGAGAATGCCAAAAGCTTCCTTCCTTTGTCTACCGGGCAG GATATAATCAGACCCTTGGAAAATCCTATCAAGAAAACAGGTCACCTCCAAGTATTATATGGAAATCTTGCACCAAAGGGTTCTGTAGCAAAGATTACAGGGAAAGAAGGGCTATACTTCTCTG GTCCAGCACTTGTCTTTGAAGGGGAGGAGGCTATGATTGCAGCTATCACAGAGAATCCAATGAATTTCAAG GGAAAAGTAGTTGTTATTAGAGGAGAGGGTCCGAAGGGAGGACCAGGCATGCCTGAAATGTTAACACCTACCAGTGCAATAATGGGTGCAGGTCTTGGGAAG GAAACAGCATTGTTGACCGATGGTAGATTTTCAGGAGGTTCACATGGATTTGTTGTTGGCCACATATGTCCTGAAGCACAG GAAGGTGGTCCTATTGGATTAATTGAAAACGGGGACATCATCACCGTTGATGTCGAAAAGAGAAGATTGGATGTTCAGTTAACAGATCAAGAGATGGACACTCGAAGAAAGAACTGGGTTGCACCTCCATACAAGGCTAACCGTGGAATTTTGTACAAG TATATCAAGAATGTACAATCAGCTTCAAATGGATGCGTGACGGATGAGTAG